One Stigmatopora argus isolate UIUO_Sarg chromosome 12, RoL_Sarg_1.0, whole genome shotgun sequence genomic window carries:
- the LOC144085712 gene encoding uncharacterized protein LOC144085712 isoform X2 — protein MLSARAFANVSAKHLSHSQKPESPKMKEEDAESPQIKTDEEVTTWTFEFGPSQSETDDKDVSEKHLSHSQKRVSPKTDEEVTTWTFEFCPSQSENDDKGVSEKHLSQCQMSVSSNIQEEEETGSLQIKKEAEEVNVTKLTLLKVPSKSDNYDKDVSGLPETPHIKKEEEQFPYINEERVFSHNEERENREVPYIKEEYEMNITDLPLTCGPLKTENKDNVPIIETIQALPPSTSSNDMKDDDADSCGPSQAMEFTVTTRGGRKLLYNGYAYTVDKMRDGITYWKCEGRRSCGGRLKTVNDILLGLPLPHCHRPDPSRIVVLKTVQKMKERASNTQEITSTLIENIQALPPSTSSNDMKDDADRCGPSRAMEFTVTKRGGRKLLYNGYAYTVDKMRDGITYWKCEGRRSCGGRLKTVNDILLGLPLPHCHRSDPSRVVVLKTVQEMKERASNTQEITSALIQNCTSNIPLEATRSLPKKEYLSRMIRRQRKLRDGNEITDEHRVSLRGERFVLVEEEDIILMATDTNLDLLAKSMHWFCDGTFDRAPDNHQLYTIHAVLGENHTVPLVYCITKSKTQETYDTIFSKLKEWRAMEPNSITVDFDKAAISSIEKNFPNSHTSGCFFHFSQCFWREIQARGLQNCYIDPMQAFLIKKLRALAFVPKEDVLDVFNELIESLDEETDEVLGEFLVYFETTWLGAVQMGRRCRPCFDISLWNVREKTLLGIPSTQNSVEGWHHTFQRRLSLHPDLPPLMTKLKKEQNDWELTIQQASCGIMPRNSKKRYAVVNEQLKKLMDDYANGDRLQYLQAIAQNL, from the exons ATGTTGTCTGCACGTGCATTCGCAA ACGTCAGTGCAAAACATCTTTCTCACTCTCAGAAACCAGAGTCTCCTAAAATGAAAGAGGAAGACGCAGAAAGCCCTCAAATCAAAACTGACGAAGAAGTAACCACTTGGACTTTTGAATTTGGCCCTTCGCAGAGTGAAACTGACGACAAAG ACGTCAGTGAAAAACATCTTTCTCACTCTCAGAAACGAGTCTCTCCTAAAACCGATGAAGAAGTAACCACTTGGACTTTTGAATTTTGCCCTTCGCAGAGTGAAAATGACGACAAAG GCGTCAGTGAAAAACATCTTTCTCAATGTCAGATGTCGGTATCTTCTAACATTCAAGAGGAAGAAGAGACGGGAAGCCTCCAAATCAAAAAAGAGGCGGAGGAGGTGAATGTAACGAAGTTGACGTTGCTAAAGGTCCCTTCAAAGAGTGACAATTACGACAAAG ATGTCAGTGGATTGCCAGAGACCCCTCAcataaaaaaggaggaagaacaGTTCCCTTACATCAACGAAGAAAGAGTATTCTCTCACAATGAAGAGCGAGAGAATAGAGAAGTCCCTTACATCAAAGAAGAGTATGAAATGAATATAACAGATTTACCATTGACCTGTGGACCTTTGAAGACTGAAAACAAAGACAATGTCCCGATAATTGAGACCATACAAGCTTTGCCTCCAAGCACCAGTTCAAATGACATGAAAGATGATGATGCAGATAGCTGTGGACCATCACAA GCCATGGAGTTCACTGTTACTACACGTGGTGGAAGGAAACTACTGTACAATGGGTACGCTTATACAGTTGACAAAATGAGGGATGGCATTACCTATTGGAAATGCGAAGGAAGAAGAAGCTGTGGAGGGCGACTTAAGACAGTGAATGATATACTACTAGGTCTCCCACTGCCACATTGTCACCGACCAGATCCCAGTAGAATTGTTGTACTCAAGacagtacagaagatgaaggaACGAGCCTCTAATACTCAAGAAATTACGAGTACTCTAATTGAGAACATACAAGCTTTGCCTCCAAGCACCAGTTCAAATGACATGAAAGATGATGCAGATCGCTGTGGACCATCACGA GCCATGGAGTTCACTGTTACTAAACGTGGTGGAAGGAAACTACTGTACAATGGGTACGCTTATACAGTTGACAAAATGAGGGATGGCATTACCTATTGGAAATGCGAAGGAAGAAGAAGCTGTGGAGGGCGACTTAAGACAGTGAATGATATACTACTAGGTCTCCCACTGCCACATTGTCACCGATCAGATCCCAGTAGAGTTGTTGTACTCAAGACAGTACAGGAGATGAAAGAACGAGCCTCTAATACTCAAGAAATTACGAGTGCTCTAATTCAGAACTGCACATCTAATATTCCCTTAGAAGCAACTAGATCTCTTCCCAAAAAAGAATATCTTAGCAGAATGAttagaagacaaaggaaattaagAGATGGGAACGAAATAACAGACGAACatagggtttcgttaagaggggagagatttgttttagtcgaagaggaagatatcattttaatggcaactgacactaatctcgatttattggcaaaaagtatgcactggttttgCGATGGTACGTTCGATAGGGCACCTGACAACCATCAACTCTATACCATCCATGCTGTCCTTGGAGAAAATCATACTGTTCCGCTTGTGTACTGCATTACGAAATCTAAAACTCAAGAAACATATGATACAATATTTTCTAAGCTGAAAGAATGGCGTGCAATGGAGCCTAATTCAATAACTGTTGATTTTGACAAAGCTGCAATAAGTAGTATAGAAAAGAATTTTCCAAACTCTCACACATCTGGATGCTTTTTTCATTTCAGTCAATGCTTTTGGAGAGAAATTCAGGCACGTGGCCTACAAAATTGTTATATTGACCCAATGCAGGCTTTCCTAATAAAAAAACTTAGAGCACTGGCGTTCGTTCCAAAGGAGGATGTCCTAGACGTATTTAATGAATTAATAGAATCACTAGACGAGGAAACAGATGAGGTCCTAGGAGAATTTCTCGTCTACTTTGAGACTACTTGGTTAGGTGCTGTACAAATGGGAAGGCGATGCCGTCCATGTTTTGATATCTCCTTATGGAATGTAAGAGAAAAGACCTTGCTAGGAATACCAAGCACACAAAATTCTGTTGAAGGTTGGCACCACACATTTCAACGTAGACTGTCACTTCATCCAGATTTACCTCCCCTTATGACCAAActcaaaaaagagcaaaatgattGGGAACTGACAATACAACAGGCTTCATGCGGTATTATGCCTAGAAACAGCAAAAAGAGGTACGCAGTTGTTAATGAACAGTTGAAAAAGCTCATGGATGACTATGCAAACGGAGATAGACTACAGTACCTACAAGCCATTGcacagaatttgtaa
- the LOC144085712 gene encoding uncharacterized protein LOC144085712 isoform X1, producing MPNRKRKLLLVKMLPARAFANVSAKHLSHSQKPESPKMKEEDAESPQIKTDEEVTTWTFEFGPSQSETDDKDVSEKHLSHSQKRVSPKTDEEVTTWTFEFCPSQSENDDKGVSEKHLSQCQMSVSSNIQEEEETGSLQIKKEAEEVNVTKLTLLKVPSKSDNYDKDVSGLPETPHIKKEEEQFPYINEERVFSHNEERENREVPYIKEEYEMNITDLPLTCGPLKTENKDNVPIIETIQALPPSTSSNDMKDDDADSCGPSQAMEFTVTTRGGRKLLYNGYAYTVDKMRDGITYWKCEGRRSCGGRLKTVNDILLGLPLPHCHRPDPSRIVVLKTVQKMKERASNTQEITSTLIENIQALPPSTSSNDMKDDADRCGPSRAMEFTVTKRGGRKLLYNGYAYTVDKMRDGITYWKCEGRRSCGGRLKTVNDILLGLPLPHCHRSDPSRVVVLKTVQEMKERASNTQEITSALIQNCTSNIPLEATRSLPKKEYLSRMIRRQRKLRDGNEITDEHRVSLRGERFVLVEEEDIILMATDTNLDLLAKSMHWFCDGTFDRAPDNHQLYTIHAVLGENHTVPLVYCITKSKTQETYDTIFSKLKEWRAMEPNSITVDFDKAAISSIEKNFPNSHTSGCFFHFSQCFWREIQARGLQNCYIDPMQAFLIKKLRALAFVPKEDVLDVFNELIESLDEETDEVLGEFLVYFETTWLGAVQMGRRCRPCFDISLWNVREKTLLGIPSTQNSVEGWHHTFQRRLSLHPDLPPLMTKLKKEQNDWELTIQQASCGIMPRNSKKRYAVVNEQLKKLMDDYANGDRLQYLQAIAQNL from the exons ATGCCAAATAGAAAGCGGAAGCTTCTTCTCGTGAAAATGTTGCCTGCACGTGCATTCGCAA ACGTCAGTGCAAAACATCTTTCTCACTCTCAGAAACCAGAGTCTCCTAAAATGAAAGAGGAAGACGCAGAAAGCCCTCAAATCAAAACTGACGAAGAAGTAACCACTTGGACTTTTGAATTTGGCCCTTCGCAGAGTGAAACTGACGACAAAG ACGTCAGTGAAAAACATCTTTCTCACTCTCAGAAACGAGTCTCTCCTAAAACCGATGAAGAAGTAACCACTTGGACTTTTGAATTTTGCCCTTCGCAGAGTGAAAATGACGACAAAG GCGTCAGTGAAAAACATCTTTCTCAATGTCAGATGTCGGTATCTTCTAACATTCAAGAGGAAGAAGAGACGGGAAGCCTCCAAATCAAAAAAGAGGCGGAGGAGGTGAATGTAACGAAGTTGACGTTGCTAAAGGTCCCTTCAAAGAGTGACAATTACGACAAAG ATGTCAGTGGATTGCCAGAGACCCCTCAcataaaaaaggaggaagaacaGTTCCCTTACATCAACGAAGAAAGAGTATTCTCTCACAATGAAGAGCGAGAGAATAGAGAAGTCCCTTACATCAAAGAAGAGTATGAAATGAATATAACAGATTTACCATTGACCTGTGGACCTTTGAAGACTGAAAACAAAGACAATGTCCCGATAATTGAGACCATACAAGCTTTGCCTCCAAGCACCAGTTCAAATGACATGAAAGATGATGATGCAGATAGCTGTGGACCATCACAA GCCATGGAGTTCACTGTTACTACACGTGGTGGAAGGAAACTACTGTACAATGGGTACGCTTATACAGTTGACAAAATGAGGGATGGCATTACCTATTGGAAATGCGAAGGAAGAAGAAGCTGTGGAGGGCGACTTAAGACAGTGAATGATATACTACTAGGTCTCCCACTGCCACATTGTCACCGACCAGATCCCAGTAGAATTGTTGTACTCAAGacagtacagaagatgaaggaACGAGCCTCTAATACTCAAGAAATTACGAGTACTCTAATTGAGAACATACAAGCTTTGCCTCCAAGCACCAGTTCAAATGACATGAAAGATGATGCAGATCGCTGTGGACCATCACGA GCCATGGAGTTCACTGTTACTAAACGTGGTGGAAGGAAACTACTGTACAATGGGTACGCTTATACAGTTGACAAAATGAGGGATGGCATTACCTATTGGAAATGCGAAGGAAGAAGAAGCTGTGGAGGGCGACTTAAGACAGTGAATGATATACTACTAGGTCTCCCACTGCCACATTGTCACCGATCAGATCCCAGTAGAGTTGTTGTACTCAAGACAGTACAGGAGATGAAAGAACGAGCCTCTAATACTCAAGAAATTACGAGTGCTCTAATTCAGAACTGCACATCTAATATTCCCTTAGAAGCAACTAGATCTCTTCCCAAAAAAGAATATCTTAGCAGAATGAttagaagacaaaggaaattaagAGATGGGAACGAAATAACAGACGAACatagggtttcgttaagaggggagagatttgttttagtcgaagaggaagatatcattttaatggcaactgacactaatctcgatttattggcaaaaagtatgcactggttttgCGATGGTACGTTCGATAGGGCACCTGACAACCATCAACTCTATACCATCCATGCTGTCCTTGGAGAAAATCATACTGTTCCGCTTGTGTACTGCATTACGAAATCTAAAACTCAAGAAACATATGATACAATATTTTCTAAGCTGAAAGAATGGCGTGCAATGGAGCCTAATTCAATAACTGTTGATTTTGACAAAGCTGCAATAAGTAGTATAGAAAAGAATTTTCCAAACTCTCACACATCTGGATGCTTTTTTCATTTCAGTCAATGCTTTTGGAGAGAAATTCAGGCACGTGGCCTACAAAATTGTTATATTGACCCAATGCAGGCTTTCCTAATAAAAAAACTTAGAGCACTGGCGTTCGTTCCAAAGGAGGATGTCCTAGACGTATTTAATGAATTAATAGAATCACTAGACGAGGAAACAGATGAGGTCCTAGGAGAATTTCTCGTCTACTTTGAGACTACTTGGTTAGGTGCTGTACAAATGGGAAGGCGATGCCGTCCATGTTTTGATATCTCCTTATGGAATGTAAGAGAAAAGACCTTGCTAGGAATACCAAGCACACAAAATTCTGTTGAAGGTTGGCACCACACATTTCAACGTAGACTGTCACTTCATCCAGATTTACCTCCCCTTATGACCAAActcaaaaaagagcaaaatgattGGGAACTGACAATACAACAGGCTTCATGCGGTATTATGCCTAGAAACAGCAAAAAGAGGTACGCAGTTGTTAATGAACAGTTGAAAAAGCTCATGGATGACTATGCAAACGGAGATAGACTACAGTACCTACAAGCCATTGcacagaatttgtaa